From a single Apium graveolens cultivar Ventura chromosome 2, ASM990537v1, whole genome shotgun sequence genomic region:
- the LOC141706198 gene encoding homeobox-leucine zipper protein HDG7-like → MMGSGGFIGSSSGEDAKLVGDSPYTNGIPTVAVAQHQMFTKHSDESLFNSQALPIVRKPKMEEPHDVGLIGGSFDPGAMGFREDADMNRSGSDNLEAVSGDGQESSRIKSSNRSRYHRHTAHQIQELEAVFKVNPHPDEKERLELSRELNLESRQIKFWFQNKRTQLKAQVERHENLLLKQENNKLRIENIAVKESLRNLICGKCGGELLHAESTEGQNFRIENLRIENARLKNEINRACALTNKIVCGPLSSLGGTSSPPMLSSNMKIAVRRNGSGSLGNAHSALSTGLDLNNAVSDARHDVSVSRPLMGMHSVSLSFENSMFLELALTATAELIKLAQNDTSLWFRSLDGSGEMLNFGEYMKMITPCIDIKPRASTDGTKATSILAISSMDLVEVLMNTDQWAEMFSDMIGSSSTLEVISSGINGTKNCALQLMQAEIQVISPLVPVRQMRFLRFCKQHVDGVWVVVDVSIDTNSEGSGSQTSARCRRLPSGCIVQDTGNGCSKVTWVEHCEYDESAIHDLYRPLIRSGLGYGAQRWLATLQRQCDFLTVLSTTVPGVDHSVVTPNGRRRMAKLAQRMTRIFCAGVCATVNKWEVVQDKNMGEDIRFLIRKGIPNPGEPSEVVLSATMSVQMPVQPHQLFEMLQDEERRSQWDVLSHGGQMQQMIHISKGLDYGKSISLLRHTDMAANINQDNMLRLQETSTDLSGSLIVYAAVEMSTMNMVLNGRDSSCVALLPSGFAIVPDCFPKSKGPSSSNGLVQEDTSGSRSLLTISFQILLNNLPTAQLTKESVNTMNTLMSRTIQGIKDTLGYN, encoded by the exons ATGATGGGTTCTGGGGGGTTCATCGGCAGTAGCAGTGGCGAGGATGCCAAATTGGTTGGTGATAGTCCTTACACCAATGGCATTCCCACTGTTGCTGTTGCTCAGCATCAAATGTTCACTAAGCATTCTGACGAGTCTTTGTTTAACTCTCAAGCCCTCCCTATTGTCCGT AAACCCAAGATGGAGGAGCCACATGATGTGGGATTGATAGGGGGGAGTTTTGATCCTGGTGCAATGGGGTTCAGGGAAGATGCGGACATGAACAGGTCTGGCAGTGACAATTTGGAAGCTGTATCAGGTGATGGACAGGAAAGCTCAAGAATAAAATCCTCCAATAGAAGCAGATATCACAGACACACGGCGCATCAAATTCAGGAGCTTGAAGC TGTATTCAAGGTGAATCCTCATCCTGATGAAAAAGAAAGGCTGGAACTCAGCAGAGAGCTGAACCTGGAAAGCAGGCAGATCAAATTTTGGTTTCAAAACAAACGTACACAACTGAAG GCACAAGTGGAGCGTCATGAGAATCTACTTCTGAAGCAAGAAAACAATAAGCTGCGAATTGAGAATATTGCAGTGAAGGAATCCTTGAGGAACCTGATTTGCGGTAAATGCGGTGGAGAACTTTTGCATGCGGAGTCTACTGAGGGGCAGAATTTTAGAATTGAAAATCTTAGAATTGAAAATGCACGgttaaaaaatgaaataaatcGTGCATGTGCTTTGACGAACAAAATTGTGTGCGGACCTTTGTCCTCTTTAGGTGGCACCTCATCCCCTCCAATGTTGAGCTCAAACATGAAAATTGCAGTAAGAAGAAATGGTTCGGGTAGCTTAGGCAATGCACATTCAGCATTATCCACGGGACTTGATCTTAATAATGCGGTTTCAGATGCTAGGCATGATGTGTCTGTGAGCAGGCCACTGATGGGCATGCATTCCGTTAGTCTCTCGTTTGAGAATTCCATGTTTCTTGAGCTTGCTTTGACTGCAACGGCCGAGTTAATCAAGCTGGCCCAGAATGATACTTCTCTCTGGTTCAGAAGTTTAGATGGAAGTGGGGAAATGCTGAATTTTGGCGAGTACATGAAAATGATCACTCCTTGTATTGACATAAAACCAAGGGCATCTACTGATGGTACAAAGGCTACCTCCATCTTGGCTATAAGTAGCATGGATCTTGTGGAGGTCTTAATGAATACT GATCAATGGGCTGAAATgttttctgacatgattggaagCAGCTCTACTTTAGAGGTGATCTCTAGCGGCATAAATGGAACCAAGAACTGTGCTCTGCAATTG ATGCAAGCAGAGATCCAAGTTATATCACCATTGGTTCCAGTACGTCAAATGAGGTTTCTGCGGTTCTGCAAACAACATGTCGATGGTGTGTGGGTTGTGGTTGATGTGTCCATAGACACCAATTCTGAAGGTTCAGGTTCACAAACATCTGCACGATGCAGGAGGCTTCCTTCAGGGTGTATTGTGCAAGATACGGGCAATGGTTGTTCCAAG GTTACCTGGGTGGAACATTGTGAATATGATGAGAGTGCAATACATGACCTCTACAGGCCTTTGATCAGGTCTGGCTTGGGATATGGTGCACAACGGTGGCTTGCAACCCTTCAAAGGCAATGTGACTTTTTGACAGTTTTGTCTACTACGGTGCCTGGCGTAGATCACTCAG TTGTAACTCCAAATGGTAGAAGAAGAATGGCAAAGTTAGCACAACGAATGACTCGTATCTTTTGTGCTGGTGTTTGTGCAACAGTTAACAAATGGGAAGTTGTTCAGGATAAGAATATGGGTGAAGATATAAGGTTTTTAATACGAAAGGGTATTCCTAATCCTGGAGAACCGTCTGAGGTTGTTTTGAGTGCAACAATGTCTGTTCAGATGCCTGTACAGCCACATCAATTGTTTGAAATGCTGCAGGATGAAGAACGTAGAAGCCAATGGGATGTTTTATCCCATGGGGGTCAGATGCAACAAATGATTCATATTTCCAAGGGCCTAGATTATGGGAAAAGCATTTCGCTTTTACGCCATACT GACATGGCTGCTAATATAAATCAGGACAACATGTTAAGACTACAAGAGACATCCACGGATCTGTCGGGGTCGCTAATAGTTTATGCAGCTGTTGAAATGTCAACGATGAACATGGTTTTGAATGGCAGAGATTCTTCATGTGTAGCCTTGTTGCCATCTGGATTTGCAATAGTTCCAGACTGTTTTCCCAAGTCTAAAGGACCAAGTAGCAGCAATGGGTTGGTCCAAGAAGATACCAGTGGAAGCAGATCTCTACTGACTATAAGTTTTCAGATATTGTTGAACAACCTCCCTACAGCGCAGCTCACAAAGGAGTCAGTTAACACCATGAACACCCTCATGTCTCGCACAATTCAGGGAATCAAGGATACCCTTGGCTACAACTGA
- the LOC141708185 gene encoding E3 ubiquitin-protein ligase XBAT33-like — MGNSLGCSASGERLVSAARDGDFVEAKMLLDCNPCLAKYSTFGGLNSPLHFASAKGHIDIVALLLDIGADVNSRNYCGQTALMQACRYGHWEVVQTLMLYRCNVTRADYLSGRTALHFASVNGHVRCIRLVVADFVPSSPFECLNSQVKGERRNSSGVKSKHDQSALAKFVNKAADGGITALHMAALNGYFDCIQLLLNLQANVSAVTFHYGTSMDLIGAGSTPLHYAACGGNLKCCQILLAHGASRLTLNCNGWLPLDVARMWGRHWLEPFLAPNSELILPAFPPSNYLSLPLMSVLNIARELGLQSSTNSDETDVCAVCLEKACSVAAEGCGHQLCVRCALYLCSTSNFASELLGPPGSIPCPLCRHGIISFSKLPGSPTKELKLNTSLSLCTPCMLHSRAHSLEFDKSTLACTPEIRKNRVASVSSDIFCPVTCSPFPSVALPLCTCNEGTCPSFEHEEGEAQDGSPRSQPASVDQDKMSVMRLEKTSCSNMFWSRRSCSREQRCNSEINA; from the exons ATGGGTAATTCTTTGGGTTGCTCTGCTTCAGGAGAAAGATTGGTGTCTGCAGCTAGAGATGGTGATTTTGTTGAAGCCAAAATGCTTCTTGATTGCAATCCTTGCTTAGCTAAATACTCAACTTTTGGTGGCCTTAATTCTCCTCTTCATTTTGCTTCTGCTAAAGGCCATATTGAT ATTGTTGCTTTATTGCTTGATATTGGAGCTGATGTCAATTCAAGAAATTATTGTGGTCAG ACTGCCTTGATGCAAGCCTGTAGATATGGGCATTGGGAGGTTGTTCAGACTCTCATGCTTTATAGATGCAAT GTTACTAGAGCGGATTATCTTAGTGGGAGGACAGCGCTGCATTTTGCTTCAGTTAATGGGCATGTTAGATGCATAAGACTTGTTGTGGCGGATTTTGTTCCGAGTTCTCCTTTTGAATGTCTGAATTCTCAAGTGAAGGGCGAAAGGAGGAATTCGTCCGGTGTTAAAAGTAAACACGACCAAAG TGCACTGGCAAAGTTTGTAAATAAGGCAGCAGATGGTGGTATCACTGCTCTTCACATGGCTGCATTGAATGGCTATTTTGACTGTATTCAACTCCTTCTAAATCTTCAAGCTAACGTTTCTGCTGTCACATTTCATTATGGAACGTCTATGGATTTGATAG GAGCGGGGAGCACTCCCTTGCACTACGCTGCTTGTGGGGGAAACCTGAAATGCTGTCAG ATCCTCCTAGCACATGGTGCCAGTCGGCTGACTTTAAACTGCAATGG GTGGCTCCCTCTTGATGTCGCAAGAATGTGGGGGCGTCATTGGCTTGAGCCATTTTTAGCACCAAATTCAGAGCTTATACTTCCAGCTTTCCCCCCGTCAAATTATTTATCTTTGCCTCTCATGAGTGTTCTTAATATTGCCAG AGAACTTGGTTTGCAGTCCTCAACAAACTCCGATGAAACTGACGTTTGCGCTGTTTGTTTGGAGAAAGCATGTTCCGTGGCTGCTGAAG GTTGCGGGCATCAACTTTGTGTAAGATGTGCGCTGTACCTTTGCTCGACAAGCAACTTTGCTTCTGAATTGTTAGGTCCTCCAGGGTCCATTCCATGTCCTCTATGCAGACATGGAATCATTTCTTTTTCCAAGTTACCGGGTTCTCCTACAAAAGAATTGAAGCTAAATACGTCTCTTAGCCTATGTACCCCGTGCATGCTTCATTCTCGAGCACACTCCCTAGAATTTGATAAGTCAACGCTAGCATGTACTCCTGAGATTCGTAAAAATCGCGTAGCTTCAGTTTCCTCGGATATTTTTTGCCCAGTTACTTGTAGCCCATTTCCTTCGGTTGCCCTTCCTTTGTGCACTTGCAATGAGGGAACATGCCCATCTTTTGAGCATGAAGAGGGTGAAGCACAAGATGGATCTCCCCGTTCACAACCCGCATCAGTAGACCAAGATAAAATGTCAGTAATGAGATTGGAAAAAACTAGTTGCTCAAACATGTTTTGGAGCAGAAGAAGCTGTAGCAGGGAACAGCGGTGCAATTCTGAAATAAACGCGTAA